The Miscanthus floridulus cultivar M001 chromosome 17, ASM1932011v1, whole genome shotgun sequence genome has a window encoding:
- the LOC136518046 gene encoding protein RNA-directed DNA methylation 3-like, with protein sequence HVQNLSHKRTERSHPLPFLVKEEELSGDELEEFIKNRYSNRVKYAADRSYSREDDDIFPNDCALKEPTIWRVKCMVGRERQMAFCFMQKFVDLRKIGTKVPIITAFALDHIRGFVFVEAEKACDVTEACKGFCSVYVSRITSVPAAEVPSLLSSRTKPFVISRGTWVRMKNGNYKGDLAQVVNVDDGRKKVMIKIIPRVDLHAISKKFGGAVSLKEAAVPAPRLISSQELEFFRPHIEIRRDRQIGEVFEVLDGLMFKDGFLYKKVALSSLIYWGIQPTETELLKFSSSPTNRTSADDLDWLSGMYGSKKRNLPAEQNMKSSSSKIKSSKTSDLKASTSTENYDDNDEFNLHDLVLYGRKDFGVIIAVEKDGFRILKGGPEGSAVTVRKQDIKKVCVDKMFTAVDHQKKTISINDTVNVVEGPFQGKQGVVKHLYLGILFIYNESESENCGFFCAQSGSCEKIRKGLGSSTTESSDFPTPMFSEPTYERNEHRDTERPYRSTREQLFSIGQMLRIRKGPLKGYLCRVIRIFRNDVTVKLDSLLKTVTVQADLLSVPANRGDNLSGAPASKFGSQDTSFFGSEAGKTSWDNGLPSFGSDSWQPFSSSTVPVQNAGGESEADPWCKKTSAEDDSDPWGKKTDGDSDPWGKEAVSAADGDSNPWGKETVPSAAGDSDPWGKKVLSSADGDSDPWGKKATSSAVEVWNTSATQKEGSSGNAWDKQAGVGGSDAAGSSWDRAVVNKESEKSDNWGEACRDMDMGTGADTDPWGSKVKAVDMEGPNSWEKATVPPDSKLEYVSQGWGRPKGNSTEDQTKDNVSKDVDNNVAWGSSLPVTEDGTWGKSKDSTCDGAGGAGGWDASAANWNKSSVVADAQDEVWGKGNWSSAKSEETNNEIGNWNKAGASDQAGDSSWDKPKSFGGDGWNKGDDQNSSWNRPGNFGGGRGFGRGRGRGQESGDFNGRNDQGSWKNSWGGDNAERPSWRSDNQVDNEAGDSGGYRGRGRGGRGQYGGRGRGRDNGWRNGDRSDSVFGREQNSGDGPKWGGGGNWNATNPPSNQPWSSSGGTKSYGQNQPSTWNNSEDNKPSVGEQGDPWASKVSSTEGKEQQNDPWSSKMTSGGAEDTSGGWDTKAKDSSCNDGGEGLQNDPWANKIGSNEGKEQENDPWASKMSSTVGAEDKNGGWNTTAKDTPSKEKADDPWNSKGGNDDSKKTDTWGAGSSGGNQESSWSKPNFSLGDQEPTWNNPRFGDDDNGNNRGGFGRGNRGRGRGRNIGDGDGSSWNGGNRNDESGGGRSGEPWNRRDFDGGRGSGRGRFGRGDRNQDNNFGSGDGGSWGSGRGDGGSWGSGRGNGGRGGYRNWNDNNERKPFCQGGGWSQSSDWNANKAFSKSKPSWEVQNTSGGDDQAGKSDANNSLSQNRSPSILGQPSGSKSKPSWEAQNTSGGDEQAGKSDANNSWSQNRSSPSILGQPSGDANKSSPWGAPSGGAGSGGSWGKSNEDNWNSSGGSAKEKPSWRGGSEAPPKKEVDPWGKGGQGSGSQGGGGGSSWDKAADGAWNGNKGTDTGSGGW encoded by the exons CATGTACAAAATCTGAGTCACAAGAGAACTGAAAGATCACACCCTCTTCCATTTCTTGTAAAGGAAGAGGAGCTTAGCGGCGATGAACTTGAGGAATTCATCAAGAACCGGTACAGTAATCGTGTGAAATACGCTGCTGATCGGAGCTATTCTAGAGAAGACGATGACATTTTCCCCAATGATTGTGCACTCAAAGAGCCTACTATTTGGAGAGTTAAATGCATG GTTGGGCGTGAGCGCCAAATGGCCTTCTGCTTCATGCAAAAATTTGTTGACCTGCGAAAAATTGGTACCAAAGTGCCAATTATCACAGCATTTGCACTTGATCACATAAGAGGGTTTGTTTTTGTTGAAGCGGAGAAGGCCTGTGATGTTACAGAG GCATGCAAAGGGTTTTGTAGTGTGTACGTGAGCAGAATTACTTCTGTTCCTGCAGCTGAAGTTCCTAGCTTGTTATCCAGCCGTACGAAACCATTTGTAATCTCTCGTGGTACATGGGTCCGCATGAAGAATGGAAATTATAAAGGTGATCTGGCACAG GTCGTTAATGTGGATGATGGACGCAAAAAAGTGATGATAAAAATTATACCCAGAGTTGACCTCCATGCTATTTCGAAAAAATTT GGTGGTGCAGTTTCACTAAAAGAAGCTGCAGTTCCTGCTCCACGGTTGATCAGTTCCCAAGAACTAGA GTTCTTCAGGCCTCATATTGAAATAAGGCGCGATCGTCAGATTGGTGAAGTTTTTGAAGTACTTGATGGTCTGATGTTCAAAGATGGATTTCTGTATAAAAAGGTTGCACTTAGTTCTTTGATTTATTGGGGGATACAACCGACAGAAACGGAGCTTTTGAAGTTCTCTTCTAGTCCAACCAATAGAACTTCTGCTGATGACTTGGATTGGCTCTCCGGCATGTATGGTTCTAAGAAAAGGAACCTTCCAGCAGAACAAAATATGAAGTCATCATCTTCTAAAATAAAATCCTCCAAAACATCGGACCTTAAAGCGTCAACTTCTACTGAAAATTATGATGATAACGATGAATTCAACCTTCATGATCTTGTACTCTATGG GCGAAAAGATTTTGGTGTGATCATTGCTGTTGAGAAAGATGGATTTAGG ATACTAAAGGGTGGTCCTGAAGGATCTGCGGTGACAGTGAGAAAGCAGGATATTAAGAAAGTCTGCGTAGATAAAATGTTTACAGCTGTTGATCATCAAAAGAAGACAATATCCATTAACGACACTGTTAATGTTGTGGAAGGGCCATTTCAG GGTAAGCAAGGGGTCGTTAAACACTTGTACTTGGGAATACTGTTCATttataatgaaagtgaaagtgagaACTGTGGGTTTTTCTGTGCTCAAAGCGGGTCATGCGAAAAGATACGGAAGGGTCTGGGAAGCTCTACTACTGAAAGTTCG GACTTTCCAACTCCCATGTTTTCTGAACCTACTTATGAGCGAAATGAGCATCGGGACA CTGAAAGGCCTTACAGGAGCACCAGAGAACAACTTTTCTCTATTGGGCAGATGCTGCGTATTAGAAAGGGTCCTTTGAAGGGCTACCTCTGTCGAGTAATTCGGATATTTCGGAATGATGTGACTGTTAAGCTAGATTCTCTACTGAAAACTGTTACAG TACAAGCTGATCTTCTCTCAGTCCCAGCTAATAGGGG GGATAACTTGTCTGGTGCTCCAGCTAGTAAATTTGGAAGTCAAGATACATCCTTCTTTG GCTCAGAAGCTGGCAAAACTTCATGGGACAATGGGTTGCCATCGTTTGGCAG TGACTCTTGGCAACCCTTTTCAAGTTCCACGGTACCAGTCCAGAATGCAG GTGGAGAATCAGAAGCTGACCCATGGTGTAAGAAAACTTCTGCTGAAGATGATTCTGATCCATGGGGTAAGAAAACGGATGGTGATTCTGATCCGTGGGGTAAGGAAGCGGTATCTGCTGCTGACGGTGATTCCAATCCATGGGGTAAGGAAACAGTACCTTCTGCTGCTGGTGATTCTGATCCATGGGGTAAGAAAGTGTTGTCTTCTGCTGATGGTGATTCTGATCCATGGGGTAAGAAAGCAACATCATCAGCTGTTGAAGTTTGGAACACTAGTGCCACTCAAAAGGAAGGTTCTAGTGGCAATGCATGGGACAAACAAGCTGGAGTTGGTGGATCTGATGCTGCTGGCAGCTCCTGGGACAGAGCGGTTGTCAATAAGGAGAGTGAAAAGAGTGACAACTGGGGAGAGGCTTGCAGGGATATGGACATGGGAACTGGAGCTGACACAGACCCTTGGGGAAGCAAGGTCAAGGCAGTAGATATGGAAGGACCAAATAGCTGGGAAAAGGCTACAGTGCCTCCAGACAGTAAGCTGGAGTATGTCAGTCAAGGATGGGGCCGACCTAAGGGCAACTCAACTGAAGACCAAACAAAAGACAATGTTTCTAAAGATGTGGACAATAATGTGGCTTGGGGCAGTTCTTTGCCTGTCACTGAAGATGGTACCTGGGGCAAGTCAAAAGACAGCACTTGTGATGGAGCAGGTGGCGCAGGAGGTTGGGATGCTTCTGCTGCCAACTGGAATAAATCATCTGTTGTGGCTGATGCACAGGATGAAGTTTGGGGCAAAGGAAACTGGTCATCTGCTAAATCTGAAGAAACAAACAATGAAATTGGAAATTGGAACAAAGCCGGAGCTTCAGACCAAGCTGGTGACAGCAGTTGGGATAAACCGAAATCTTTTGGTGGTGATGGTTGGAACAAGGGTGATGATCAGAATAGCAGTTGGAACAGGCCTGGAAATTTTGGAGGTGGACGTGGCTTTGGGCGAGGACGTGGTAGGGGCCAGGAATCTGGAGATTTCAATGGCAGAAATGATCAAGGAAGTTGGAAGAATTCATGGGGTGGTGACAATGCTGAAAGGCCCTCTTGGAGGTCTGATAATCAGGTAGACAATGAAGCTGGAGATTCAGGTGGATataggggaaggggaagaggaggaagggggcAATATGGAGGACGAGGGAGGGGGAGAGACAATGGTTGGAGAAATGGTGATAGAAGCGATTCTGTGTTTGGAAGGGAACAGAACAGTGGTGATGGACCAAAATGGGGCGGTGGAGGTAATTGGAACGCTACAAATCCACCAAGTAACCAGCCCTGGAGTAGCAGTGGAGGCACCAAGTCATATGGTCAAAATCAGCCTTCGACTTGGAATAATTCAGAGGATAACAAACCATCTGTAG GTGAACAAGGTGATCCTTGGGCAAGCAAGGTGTCTTCTACTGAAG GTAAAGAACAACAGAATGATCCTTGGTCAAGTAAGATGACTTCTGGTGGTGCTGAGGATACCAGTGGTGGCTGGGACACCAAGGCGAAAGACTCTTCCTGCAATGATGGGG GTGAAGGACTACAGAATGATCCATGGGCAAACAAGATTGGTTCTAATGAAG gTAAAGAACAAGAAAATGATCCTTGGGCCAGCAAGATGTCTTCTACTGTGGGTGCTGAAGACAAGAATGGTGGCTGGAACACGACAGCAAAGGACACTCCATCTAAGGAAAAGGCTGATGATCCCTGGAATAGTAAGGGGGGTAACGATGACAGCAAGAAAACTGACACCTGGGGTGCTGGCTCATCAGGTGGGAATCAGGAATCTTCTTGGAGCAAACCGAATTTCTCTTTGGGGGATCAGGAACCTACTTGGAACAACCCAAGGTTTGGTGATGATGACAATGGAAATAATAGAGGTGGATTTGGACGTGGAAATCGAGGCAGAGGGAGAGGAAGGAATATTGGGGATGGTGATGGATCATCATGGAATGGAGGCAATAGAAATGATGAATCAGGTGGTGGAAGGTCTGGTGAGCCATGGAACAGAAGGGATTTTGATGGTGGCAGAGGAAGTGGCAGAGGTCGCTTTGGGCGAGGTGACCGTAATCAAGACAACAACTTTGGGTCAGGAGATGGTGGCAGCTGGGGCTCTGGCAGGGGAGATGGTGGCAGCTGGGGCTCTGGCAGGGGAAATGGTGGCCGCGGTGGTTACAGGAACTGGAACGACAATAATGAAAGAAAGCCCTTCTGTCAAGGTGGTGGCTGGTCTCAGTCTTCCGACTGGAATGCCAACAAAGCTTTCTCGAAAAGCAAGCCCAGCTGGGAAGTACAAAACACCTCTGGTGGAGATGATCAGGCAGGAAAGAGTGATGCAAACAACTCCTTGAGTCAGAACAGATCTCCATCTATCCTGGGTCAGCCAAGCGGTTCGAAAAGCAAGCCCAGCTGGGAAGCGCAAAACACCTCTGGTGGAGATGAACAGGCCGGAAAGAGTGATGCAAACAACTCCTGGAGTCAGAACAGATCATCTCCATCTATCCTGGGTCAGCCAAGTGGTGATGCTAACAAGTCAAGCCCTTGGGGCGCTCCCAGTGGAGGAGCTGGCAGTGGAGGTTCTTGGGGAAAGAGCAACGAGGATAACTGGAACTCATCGGGAGGATCAGCCAAAGAGAAGCCTTCATGGCGTGGTGGGTCAGAAGCTCCTCCCAAGAAAGAGGTCGATCCATGGGGCAAAGGTGGCCAGGGGAGCGGGAGCCAAGGAGGGGGTGGTGGCAGTTCCTGGGATAAAGCGGCAGATGGTGCATGGAACGGCAACAAGGGTACTGATACTGGCAGTGGTGGATGGTAA
- the LOC136515958 gene encoding GDSL esterase/lipase At5g45910-like — protein sequence FVPFDRVSAEAFGLPFLPAWLANSSDVSRGVNFAVGGATAIDVGFFERHKLVPFKLLNNSLDVQLGWFEDLRPSLCNATERSCGECFRKSLFFVGEFGVNDYTFIWMANKTESQVPKVVRTIASAVERLIVRDGVARVVVPGNPPIGCSPALLTLLRRSPSTAADYDRIGCLRGVNDVARHHNALLHAAVGGLRAKHPKATIIFADFYTPVRQILENPSQFGVVSDVLKACCGTGGAYNWNASAVCGMPGVAACANPSAYVNCDGVHFTEAVNRYVAEGWLYGPFADPPILKLCGPSLTTYSV from the exons TTTGTTCCGTTCGATCGGGTTTCAGCCGAGGCGTTTGGGCTCCCGTTCCTCCCGGCTTGGCTTGCAAACAGCTCGGACGTCTCGCGGGGCGTCAACTTCGCCGTCGGCGGCGCGACGGCGATCGACGTGGGCTTCTTCGAGAGGCACAAATTGGTGCCGTTCAAGCTGCTGAACAACTCGCTGGACGTGCAGCTGGGCTGGTTCGAGGACCTCAGGCCGTCCCTTTGCAACGCCACGGAAA GGTCTTGTGGGGAATGTTTCAGAAAATCACTTTTCTTCGTCGGGGAGTTTGGGGTCAATGACTACACCTTCATCTGGATGGCGAACAAGACCGAATCCCAAGTGCCGAAAGTTGTGAGAACCATCGCCTCGGCCGTCGAG AGGCTCATCGTCCGCGACGGCGTGGCACGCGTGGTGGTGCCGGGGAACCCGCCGATCGGGTGCTCGCCCGCGCTCCTCACCCTGCTCCGGCGGAGCCCCAGCACGGCGGCAGACTACGACCGCATCGGCTGCCTGCGCGGCGTCAACGACGTGGCCAGGCACCACAACGCGCTGCTCCATGCGGCCGTGGGCGGGCTCAGGGCGAAGCACCCCAAGGCCACCATCATCTTCGCCGACTTCTACACCCCGGTCCGGCAAATCCTGGAAAACCCCAGCCAATTCG GTGTGGTCAGTGACGTTCTCAAGGCGTGCTGCGGTACCGGCGGCGCCTACAACTGGAACGCCAGCGCCGTGTGCGGGATGCCGGGGGTGGCCGCCTGCGCCAACCCGTCGGCGTACGTAAACTGTGACGGGGTGCACTTCACGGAGGCCGTCAACCGATACGTCGCCGAGGGGTGGCTCTACGGGCCCTTCGCTGACCCGCCGATACTCAAGCTATGCGGCCCTAGTCTTACAACGTATTCCGTATGA